The genomic interval TGCGCTCCATCACTTCCAGCACGTGCAGGGCCAGGGCTTCGCTGCAGCGGTGCGGGCGGTCGGCGGCGATGGCCTGGGCCATGTCGATCAGGCCGATGCCGCGGGAGTTGGTGGTGTAGGGGCGCTTGTCGGTACTGCGCGTCCAGTCGTCCAGCTGGCGGGCGAACTTCACCGTGCCGCCAAACTGGTTGGGGTCGTGGCCCAGGATGCTGCCGTCTTCGCCGTACATCTCGATGGGTGCGTGGCTGTGTTTCCACACGTCGAAGCTGCAGGTGAGTACCACCTCGGCCCCGCTGGCAAAGCTCAAGCTACTGACGATGTGGGTGGGCGTGTCTACCGCGATCTTTTGCCCCTTGCGCTCGCCCAGCGGCACGGTGCGCGTGGTGTGCGCGGTGTGGGCCGTGCCACGCACGCTGGCAATGGGGCCGAGGTGGTTGACCAGGTGCGTCAGGTAGTACACGCCCATGTCGAACATCGGGCCCGCGCCGGGCTGGTAAAAAAAGGCCGGATTCGGGTGCCAGTGGTCGGGCCCGTGGCCCATGAACTGCGCCGTGCCATAGCGGATGGCCCCCACCGTGCCCGCGTCCACCAGGGCGCGCACGGTTTGCGCACCGGCCCCCAAAAAGGTGTCCGGGGCGCAGCCGATGCGCAGCTTTTTGCGCTTGGCCAAAGCCACCAGTTCCTTGCCCTGGGCAAAGGTGGCGGCCAGCGGCTTTTCGGTGAAAAAGTGCTTGCCGGCATGGAGCACCTGCAGGCCTGTGGCGTGGTGGGCCTGGGGCGGCGTGAGGTTGAGCACGATGGTGGCATCGCTGGCCAAAAGCTGCTCCACGGTCATGGCGGGCAGGTCGAATTCTTCGGCACGTTTTTGCGCCGCCGCGGGCACCGCGTCGGCCACGCCGACGATGCGGAACAGGCGGCTGCGCTTGAGGGTGCGCAGGTAGGCCGGGAAGATGTTGCCGGCACCGATGATGCCGAGGGCGATAACCATGGAACGGGTCTCCTTTTTAGTTAGCAAAGTGGGGGCCGGGGCCTACCGATTCGCGCCACACCACCAGGGGGGCAAAGTCGCGCTGCACCACCAGGTCCAGCCCGTAACAGAGGTTGAGCAAATGGCGGCAGCTTTGCGCACCCAGCTGGGCGATGGGGATGTGCACGGTGGTCAGCGGCGGGGCGGTGTAGGTGGCCACATCGGTGTCGTCGTAGCCCACCACCGACACGTCCTGCGGCACCTTGAGCCCGGCCTGGGTGAAGCGCGAAATCGCGGCCATGGCCATCACGTCGTTGGCGCAGAACACGGCGGTAAAGCTGCGGTCCTTGCGCTTGAGCAGGCGGGTGGCAGCCGCGTGGCCGCTGGCAAAGGTGAAGCCGCCGTCCATGCGGTGGGCCGATTTGACTTCGATGCCGTGTTGCGCCAGCGCCGCGTAAAAGCCCTGCATGCGCTGCGCGTTGTCGGGTGCGTCCAGCGCGCCCTGGATGGTGGCAATGGCGCGGTGGCCCTGCGACAGCAGCGCCCGCGCGGCCAGCCGCCCGCCGAGCTCGTGGTCGGCAAAAAAGGCCCGGTCGCCCAGGGCCGGGCTTTGGCGGTTGAGCAGCACCACGCGCGGAAAGCGGGCCTGCAGCGCCTGCAGATCGGCCTCCAGCAGGTGGTTGCTGAACACCAGAATGCCGTCGCACTCGCGCTGTACCAAAAACTCCACCCCCTCCAGCGCCTGCTGGCGTGCATCGCCCTGGCCGCAGCCGCTGGCCACCACCATGTGGCGGCCCACGGCGCGCAGCTCGGTGTCGATGGCATTGAGGATGCGCGAGGTGAACGGCGCGCCGAATTCGGGCACGTACACGCCCACCATCCCCAGGGTTTTGAGCGACAGCGCCCGCGCCACGTTGGACGGCCGAAAGTCCAGCGCCTGCACCGCCGCCTGTACCTTGGCCACCGCATCGGCCGACACCGCGCCCTTGCCCGACATGGCCCGGGAGGCGGTGCCTACACCTACGCCTGCCAGCTTTGCTACGTCCTTGATCGTCGCCATCTATTTCGCATTTCTTGTTAATGTGGAACCGGTTCCACAATGGATGCGGAATTTACCATCTCGCCTAGGTGGGTGGGCATTGCGGGAAACCCTAGGGGTCTGTTGTGCCGCTGGCGTTTACGGCGATCCCTGGCCGGGATGTGCGCCCGGCGGCGCAGTCACTTGTTCTTTTGCGCAAAAGAAAAGTAACCAAAAGAAAGGCGCCCCAACTGTCTGCGCCCTCCGCTTTCGCTACGGGAACCTGCGGTGCTCGCTTTGGGCGGGGTCTGGCTAAACTCGCTGACGCTCAAACAACGCCAGCCCTTTTCCGCCCAAAGCTGTGCTCCTCGGCGCATACAGATGGGGACCCCGGGATCGGGGGCGCTGTGCGCCCCATCGCGCCTAGGGCGCGAACACGGCCGAATCTGCCTCTACCGCCCATTCCGACAGCGTATGTAGCTATTAAAACAAGAGCATTTAGGCCGCTGCCCTTGCCTGGCTGCGCGCGGCCTCGGTGTGCCGCACCGGCGACAGGCCAAACAGGCGGCCGTATTCGCGGGTGAACTGGGGCACGCTTTCGTAGCCTACGGCGAAGGCGGCGCTGCTGGCGCTCACGCCGTCAGACAGCATCAGCCGCCGCGCTTCGATCAGGCGCAGTTGCTTCTGGAACTGCAGCGGCGACAACGAGGTCTGGCTGCGGAAATGCTGGTGGAAGGACGACGGGCTCATGCCCGCCACCGCCGCCAGCCGTTCCACCGGCAGGGTCTGCGCATACTCGGCCCGCAGCACCGCCACCGCCTTGGCCACCCGAGGCGCGTGCCCGTCCGGCCAGCCCAGGCGGCGGATGGCGGCCCCGTGCCGCCCGGCCAGCAGCCAGTAGTGCAGCTCGCGCACCAGGGCCGCCTGCAGCACCGGCACGGCAGCGGGGCGGTCCAGCAGACGCACCAGCCGCAGGGCCGCGTCGGCCACTTCCACCTCGGTGGCATCCACCCGCACGGGCACGTGGTCAGCCCCCGGCGCAGCCCCCATCTGCGCGGCCAGGTCGGCCACCACCGCCAGGTCCAGCGCCAGCACCAGCGACAGGTAGGGCGCGGCGGCGCTGGCGCGGGTGATCTGGTTGACGGTGGGCACGTCGGCGGTGATCAGCAGCGAATCGCCCGCGCTGAACGCAAACGACTGTGTGCCCGTGGTCACCAGCTTGCTGCCCTGCACCACCAGGCACACCATGGGCTGCGACACCGCGTGCATCAGCCCGCTGGGCTCGGTGGCACGCGCGACGGCCAGGCCGGGAATGGGCGTGGGGGTCAGGCCGCTGGGATGGGGGTGGGCTTCGGCGTAACGGCCCACGGCGTGCAGGAGTGTGGTCATGGTGCCAAGCGTAGCCGGTTGCGGGGGTATGCGGCGCGGTTTTGGAGGATCAGGCAAGCAACGCCGCGCAACAGGCAACTGCGCGCCGCCCCCACGCCAGACACTGCACAGGTCATTCCAAAGGAGCATCCCCATGACCACAATCACCCTCATCACCGGCGCCAGCCGCGGCCTGGGCCGCAACACCGCCCTCAGCATCGCCCGCCGGGGCGGCGATGTCATCGTCACCTACCACAGCCGCAGCGCCGAGGCGCAGGCCGTGGTGGCCGAAGTGCAGGCGCTGGGCCGCAAAGCCGTGGCCTTGCAGCTCGACACCGGCGTAGTGGGCACGTTCGCCGCCTTTGCCGACCGGCTGCGCAGCGCCCTGCAAGCCACCTGGCAGCGCGACACGTTCGACCATCTGGTCAACAACGCGGGCCACGGCGAATTTGCGCCCTTTGCCAGCACCACCGAGGCGCAGTTCGACGGCCTGGTCAACGTGCACCTCAAGGGCGTGTTCTTCCTCACGCAGACCCTGCTGCCGCTGCTGGCCGATGGCGGGCGCATCGTCAACTTCTCCAGCGGGCTGACGCGCCTGAACTACCCGGGCTTCGCCGCCTACGCGGCCATGAAGGGCGCGGTCGAGGTGCTCACCAACTACCTGGCCAAAGAGCTGGGCGCGCGCGGCATTGCCGTCAACACCGTAGCCCCGGGCGCGATCGAGACCGACTTTGGCGGCGGCGCAGTGCGCGATACCCCCGCGATGAACCAGCACATCGCCCAGATCACCGCCCTGGGCCGCGTGGGCCTGCCCGACGACATCGGCCCCATGGTCGCCAGCCTGCTGGGCGAGGACAACCGCTGGGTCAACGCGCAGCGCATCGAGGTGTCGGGCGGTCAGGGGATTTGACCGACACGACGCTTCGCTCTATTTTTTGAGTAAAAAAAGCATAGCTGCCCGTGCTGTTCCATCCAGCACAGGCAGCTCTTTTGGCATCTGAAATTCAGCCAAAATAAGATGGAACACGCGATGGCAACCAGAGGCCGGAACTGGTAAAAACGCCAACTGGCACCAGCTACGCTGTCAAGGCGGCGCTGACCGCGGCCCCGCTCGCCACTGCACCTAACCCTGGACCGCCCCCACACCGATGCTCAGCTACTCCCAAAGACTACGCCACTGGCTGCGCGGCCTGGAACCCAAGGTGCTGGCCCATTTGCACGGCCCGCTGCTGGAGCGGGCCAAGCCCTGGCTGGACCGGCACGACGTGTTCGACTTCAACCGCCGCCCGCTGGCCCTGGGCGTGGCGATCGGGATGTTTTGCGGCCTGATCCCCGGGCCGCTACAGGTGCCGTCCACTTTTGTGCTGTGCGCCTGGCTGCGCGGCAACGCGATTGCGGGCGCACTGGCCACCTGCTACACCAACCCGCTGACCATCGTGCCGCTGTACGTGCTGGCCTTCCAGCTCGGGCAATGGGTGCTGCCGGGCACCTACGCCCTGCCGCCACTGCCCAGCATGGGGGCCGACTGGTTGCAAGGCATGGTGGACTGGGCGCAGGCCATGGGCTGGCCGCTGCTGGTCGGCCTGCCGCTGATGGGTGCAGGCTTCGCCGCCATCGCCTATGCCACCCTGCAGGCCCTGTGGCTGACCCCGGCCATCAAACGCGCCTGGCAGCTGGCCGTGCGGGCGCGGCGGCGCAGGCAGATTTAACAAAAAGTATCTATTCATTAAATAAGTTAAGTTATTGAATAAATTGGAAATATTCTATAATTTATCTATTCAACTATAGATAGATTCATGGCTTCCCTCCAGCCCCAGATCCTGCAAGCGCTGCGCCAGCGCGGCGGCGTGGTGACGGCAGCCGAGCTGCAAACCACCCTGGGCGTGAGCCAGCCCACGGTGTCGCGGGCGCTGGCACCGCTGCTGCAGTCTGGCCAGGTGCACAAGGTGGGCGCGGCGCGTTCGCAGCGCTACGTGCTGCCGCGCACGGTGCGGGGCGTGGGCAGCAGCATTCCGGTGGTGCGCATAGATGCCAACGGCCAGCCCAGCCCGTTTGCGCGCCTCACGCCGCTGGCCAGTGGCGCGGTGTGGGTGGACGAGGCGGACGGCCTGAGCAAGCGCTTCGACGGCCTGCCCTGGTTTCTGGACGACATGCGCCCGCAGGGCTTCATGGGCCGCACCTTTGCACATGCCCACCCCGAGCTGCAACTGCTGCCCGACCCGCGCTTCTGGAGCGATGACGACGTGCTGCGCGCCCTGGCCCTGTGCGGCGATGACTTGCCCGGCAACCTGGTGGTGGGCGAGGCCGCGTTCCAGCGCTTCCACACCCTGCACGAGCGCGCCTCAAAAGCCAATTCACCCGCCGACTACCCGGCCCTGGCCGAGCAGGCCATGCAGGGCACGCTGTCGGGCTCGTCCGCAGGCGGCGAGCAGCCCAAGTTCTGCACGCTCACCGCCGGTCGCCACGTGATCGTCAAGTTCTCCCCCGCAGGCGATGCCCCCACCGACCAGCGTACCCGCGACCTGCTGGTCTGCGAACACCTGGCGCTGGAAACGCTGGCCCAGGCCGGAGTGCCCGCCGCCAAAACGCAGATCTACACCGGCGCAGGCCGGGTGTTTCTGGAAGCCGAACGCTTCGACCGCACCGCCCAGGGCCGCATCGGGATGGTCTCGCTGATGGTCTACGACGCGGAATACGTCGGTGCCATGGACAACTGGGCCGCCACCGCCGAGCGCATGCAGGCCCGCGGCCTGCTCACCCCCGCCGACGCCCAGCACCTGCGCTTTCTGGAA from Comamonadaceae bacterium OS-1 carries:
- the iolG_6 gene encoding inositol 2-dehydrogenase/D-chiro-inositol 3-dehydrogenase: MVIALGIIGAGNIFPAYLRTLKRSRLFRIVGVADAVPAAAQKRAEEFDLPAMTVEQLLASDATIVLNLTPPQAHHATGLQVLHAGKHFFTEKPLAATFAQGKELVALAKRKKLRIGCAPDTFLGAGAQTVRALVDAGTVGAIRYGTAQFMGHGPDHWHPNPAFFYQPGAGPMFDMGVYYLTHLVNHLGPIASVRGTAHTAHTTRTVPLGERKGQKIAVDTPTHIVSSLSFASGAEVVLTCSFDVWKHSHAPIEMYGEDGSILGHDPNQFGGTVKFARQLDDWTRSTDKRPYTTNSRGIGLIDMAQAIAADRPHRCSEALALHVLEVMERTLDAARTGKPQRTTTTCERPAPLAQKLF
- the rbsR_4 gene encoding ribose operon repressor, which codes for MATIKDVAKLAGVGVGTASRAMSGKGAVSADAVAKVQAAVQALDFRPSNVARALSLKTLGMVGVYVPEFGAPFTSRILNAIDTELRAVGRHMVVASGCGQGDARQQALEGVEFLVQRECDGILVFSNHLLEADLQALQARFPRVVLLNRQSPALGDRAFFADHELGGRLAARALLSQGHRAIATIQGALDAPDNAQRMQGFYAALAQHGIEVKSAHRMDGGFTFASGHAAATRLLKRKDRSFTAVFCANDVMAMAAISRFTQAGLKVPQDVSVVGYDDTDVATYTAPPLTTVHIPIAQLGAQSCRHLLNLCYGLDLVVQRDFAPLVVWRESVGPGPHFAN
- the fabG_8 gene encoding 3-oxoacyl-[acyl-carrier-protein] reductase FabG, with product MTTITLITGASRGLGRNTALSIARRGGDVIVTYHSRSAEAQAVVAEVQALGRKAVALQLDTGVVGTFAAFADRLRSALQATWQRDTFDHLVNNAGHGEFAPFASTTEAQFDGLVNVHLKGVFFLTQTLLPLLADGGRIVNFSSGLTRLNYPGFAAYAAMKGAVEVLTNYLAKELGARGIAVNTVAPGAIETDFGGGAVRDTPAMNQHIAQITALGRVGLPDDIGPMVASLLGEDNRWVNAQRIEVSGGQGI
- the yjjJ_1 gene encoding toxin YjjJ → MASLQPQILQALRQRGGVVTAAELQTTLGVSQPTVSRALAPLLQSGQVHKVGAARSQRYVLPRTVRGVGSSIPVVRIDANGQPSPFARLTPLASGAVWVDEADGLSKRFDGLPWFLDDMRPQGFMGRTFAHAHPELQLLPDPRFWSDDDVLRALALCGDDLPGNLVVGEAAFQRFHTLHERASKANSPADYPALAEQAMQGTLSGSSAGGEQPKFCTLTAGRHVIVKFSPAGDAPTDQRTRDLLVCEHLALETLAQAGVPAAKTQIYTGAGRVFLEAERFDRTAQGRIGMVSLMVYDAEYVGAMDNWAATAERMQARGLLTPADAQHLRFLEAFGVLIANTDRHYGNISLLLDDDDWTLSPTYDMLPMLYAPVGGELVARDFAAGRLQPTTATLPEWERAKQLAAVFWAAAASDARISDGFRGIAAGNLKEIGG